A single window of Hylaeus volcanicus isolate JK05 chromosome 8, UHH_iyHylVolc1.0_haploid, whole genome shotgun sequence DNA harbors:
- the LOC128880833 gene encoding cytochrome P450 307a1-like: MIPLTATTCFLVVVTLLALALILLDHLTSKKSSKEDILDVGNDALPEPPGPKPWPILGSLHLLGRYDVPYKAFADLVKDYDCQVIKLRMGSMPCVVVSGLENIREVLTTKGHHFDSRPNFARYHQLFGGNKENSLAFCNWSEVQKNRREMLRAYTFPRAFTTRYKELNNIIGSQMDALLDHLDSLANTNVHTKPLILHSCANIFITYLCSKSFHLQHAGFRNMVNNFDKVFYEVNQGYAADFMPFLMPLHHRNMARMNHWGHEIRKFIVANIISERVNKWNGVVPEKDYLDCLVNHVKSDAEPQMSWNTAFFVIEDIIGGHSAIGNLLVKVLGFLATRPHIQKAAQQELDAADIAGSYVGLENRGSLPYVEAIILETIRIIASPIVPHVANQDSSIAGYRIKKDTFIFLDNYDLSMSTELWTSPKEFMPERFIQNGRLLKPEHFLPFGGGRRSCMGYKLVQYLTFSILATLLKNYAIVPLEKEDYKIPIGNLALPENTFKVQFKRR, from the exons ATGATCCCTTTGACAGCCACCACGTGTTTCCTCGTCGTTGTCACCTTGTTGGCCCTCGCGCTCATCCTGCTGGATCACCTGACATCCAAGAAATCCTCGAAAGAGGACATCCTGGACGTTGGAAACGACGCCCTACCGGAACCACCTGGACCCAAACCCTGGCCGATTCTTGGCTCACTGCACCTACTGGGACGCTACGACGTGCCGTACAAAGCCTTCGCCGACCTCGTCAAAGACTACGACTGCCAGGTGATCAAACTTCGAATGGGATCTATGCCCTGCGTGGTCGTGAGCGGTCTGGAGAACATCAGAGAAGTGCTGACCACCAAAGGACACCACTTCGATTCGCGGCCAAACTTTGCCAGATACCATCAGCTCTTCGGCGGGAACAAGGAGAACT CTCTGGCGTTCTGCAACTGGTCCGAGGTCCAGAAGAATCGCAGAGAGATGCTGCGAGCGTACACGTTCCCTCGCGCGTTCACCACTCGCTACAAGGAGCTGAACAACATTATCGGTAGCCAGATGGACGCCCTCCTGGACCATCTGGATTCTCTGGCGAACACGAACGTACACACGAAACCGTTGATCCTCCACAGCTGCGCCAACATCTTCATCACCTATCTCTGCTCGAAAAGCTTCCATCTGCAGCACGCTGGATTTCGTAACATGGTCAATAACTTCGACAAAGTGTTCTACGAGGTGAACCAAGGCTACGCAGCCGATTTCATGCCGTTCCTGATGCCCCTCCACCACAGAAACATGGCGAGAATGAACCACTGGGGCCACGAGATCCGCAAGTTCATTGTAGCCAACATCATCTCCGAGAGGGTTAACAAGTGGAACGGTGTGGTACCTGAGAAGGACTATCTAGACTGTCTGGTAAATCACGTCAAGTCCGATGCTGAACCGCAGATGTCATGGAACACCGCGTTCTTCGTCATCGAGGACATCATCGGAGGACATTCAGCCATTGGGAATCTCTTGGTGAAGGTTCTTGGATTCCTCGCGACACGACCTCACATTCAGAAAGCCGCTCAACAGGAGCTCGACGCTGCAGACATCGCTGGCAGCTATGTTGGCTTGGAGAACAGAGGGTCCCTGCCATACGTCGAGGCCATCATCCTCGAGACCATCAGGATAATTGCCAGCCCCATCGTCCCCCACGTGGCTAATCAGGATAGCTCCATTGCTG GTTACAGAATCAAGAAGGACACGTTCATCTTCCTGGACAACTACGACCTGAGCATGTCCACGGAGCTGTGGACGTCGCCTAAGGAATTCATGCCAGAAAGGTTCATCCAGAATGGAAGGCTCCTGAAGCCCGAGCATTTCCTGCCGTTCGGTGGGGGACGGAGGTCCTGCATGGGTTACAAGCTGGTCCAATATTTGACCTTCTCGATCCTGGCCACGTTGCTGAAGAATTACGCGATAGTGCCCCTGGAGAAGGAGGATTATAAGATCCCCATAGGGAATCTGGCGCTGCCCGAGAACACCTTCAAGGTGCAGTTCAAGAGACGGTAG